The Pungitius pungitius chromosome 8, fPunPun2.1, whole genome shotgun sequence genome has a window encoding:
- the rrp9 gene encoding U3 small nucleolar RNA-interacting protein 2 isoform X1 codes for MSSTFFIKKKGNPKLAQKGKNTAVLKRKGDGELGGKSKLRAKKPNSKYNEEISSDSETDGPIDPRDRQSDEDSEYDETPQEKKLRLAKLYLDQLKEQDDYKAEKDSFETDLIAGRLQEEVLEQKGKLQRLIAKDLIPPDASEIRMLRGHKLPITCLVISPDEKYIYSAAKDCSIIKWDVESGKKLHTVPGGRKGTQDRHVGHTAHILCMAISSDGKYLATGDVNKLIMIWEAETCKHLYTFTGHKGPVSGLSFRRGTHDLYSASHDRSVKVWNVDENAYVETLFGHQDAITGLDSLSRELCVTAGGRDRSVRVWKIAEESQLVFHGHEGSIDCIQLINEEHMITGADDGSVSLWSVNKKRPLSTVKKAHGCHGDAGLEQPHWVSSVAALQNSDTVASGASSGCSHNSTIQVWKCGQNYRGLEPLFSIPVSGFVNSLKFSSSGQFLVAGVGQEHRLGRWWRLKEAKNGVYIIPLKRKLPIPEETKIAE; via the exons ggCGATGGGGAGCTGGGTGGTAAAAGTAAGCTACGAGCCAAGAAACCCAACTCTAAATACAACGAAGAGATTTCCAGCGACTCTGAGACAGATGG TCCCATAGATCCCAGGGACAGACAGTCCGACGAAGACAGTGAGTATGACGAAACACCACAGGAGAAGAAGCTTAGATTAGCCAAACTTTACCTGGACCAGCTGAAGGAACAAG ATGACTACAAAGCCGAGAAAGACTCCTTTGAAACTGATCTGATTGCTGGAAGACTTCAAGAAGAAGTG CTTGAACAAAAAGGAAAGCTTCAGCGGCTCATTGCCAAAGAT CTCATTCCACCGGATGCGTCAGAGATTAGGATGCTAAGAGGACACAAGCTTCCAATTACCTGTCTGGTCATTAGCCCTGATGAAAAGTACATCTATTCTGCTGCCAAAGACTGCTCCATCATTAAGT GGGATGTCGAGAGTGGGAAGAAGCTGCACACAGTGCCGGGTGGAAGGAAAGGTACCCAGGACCGACACGTTGGGCACACGGCACATATCCTGTGTATGGCCATTTCCTCAGATGGGAAATACTTG GCCACAGGAGACGTGAACAAACTGATCATGATCTGGGAGGCAGAAACATGTAAACATCTCTATACATTCACCGGACACAAAGGCCCCGTGTCG GGTCTTTCCTTCAGGAGGGGAACTCATGACCTGTACAGCGCCTCTCACGACCGCTCGGTGAAGGTGTGGAACGTGGACGAGAACGCATACGTAGAGACTCT CTTTGGGCATCAGGACGCCATCACGGGACTGGACAGCCTGAGCCGCGAGCTGTGTGTCACGGCAGGAGGAAGGGACCGCTCGGTGAGGGTGTGGAAGATAGCCGAGGAATCCCAGCTGGTGTTTCACGGCCACGA GGGTTCGATTGATTGCATCCAGCTGATAAACGAGGAGCACATGATAACTGGAGCCGATGATGG ctctgtctctctttggaGTGTCAACAAGAAGAGGCCTCTCAGCACAGTGAAAAAGGCTcacggttgccatggtgacgcaGGGCTGGAGCAGCCTCATTGGGTCTCTTCTGTAGCGGCGCTTCAGAACTCTGATACGGTCGCCTCAGGTGCTTCTTCCGGCT GTTCACACAACTCAACGATCCAGGTGTGGAAATGTGGCCAGAATTACCGCGGGCTGGAGCCTCTATTCAGTATACCAGTG TCTGGTTTTGTCAACAGTCTGAAGTTTTCGAGCTCTGGTCAGTTCTTGGTGGCAGGAGTTGGACAGGAGCACAG gttGGGAAGATGGTGGAGACTAAAAGAGGCCAAGAATGGAGTCTATATTATTCCTCTTAAAAGGAAACTTCCCATTCCAGAGGAAACTAAGATAGCTGAATAG
- the rrp9 gene encoding U3 small nucleolar RNA-interacting protein 2 isoform X2 gives MSSTFFIKKKGNPKLAQKGKNTAVLKRKGDGELGGKSKLRAKKPNSKYNEEISSDSETDGPIDPRDRQSDEDSEYDETPQEKKLRLAKLYLDQLKEQDDYKAEKDSFETDLIAGRLQEEVLEQKGKLQRLIAKDLIPPDASEIRMLRGHKLPITCLVISPDEKYIYSAAKDCSIIKWDVESGKKLHTVPGGRKGTQDRHVGHTAHILCMAISSDGKYLATGDVNKLIMIWEAETCKHLYTFTGHKGPVSGLSFRRGTHDLYSASHDRSVKVWNVDENAYVETLFGHQDAITGLDSLSRELCVTAGGRDRSVRVWKIAEESQLVFHGHEGSIDCIQLINEEHMITGADDGSVSLWSVNKKRPLSTVKKAHGCHGDAGLEQPHWVSSVAALQNSDTVASGSHNSTIQVWKCGQNYRGLEPLFSIPVSGFVNSLKFSSSGQFLVAGVGQEHRLGRWWRLKEAKNGVYIIPLKRKLPIPEETKIAE, from the exons ggCGATGGGGAGCTGGGTGGTAAAAGTAAGCTACGAGCCAAGAAACCCAACTCTAAATACAACGAAGAGATTTCCAGCGACTCTGAGACAGATGG TCCCATAGATCCCAGGGACAGACAGTCCGACGAAGACAGTGAGTATGACGAAACACCACAGGAGAAGAAGCTTAGATTAGCCAAACTTTACCTGGACCAGCTGAAGGAACAAG ATGACTACAAAGCCGAGAAAGACTCCTTTGAAACTGATCTGATTGCTGGAAGACTTCAAGAAGAAGTG CTTGAACAAAAAGGAAAGCTTCAGCGGCTCATTGCCAAAGAT CTCATTCCACCGGATGCGTCAGAGATTAGGATGCTAAGAGGACACAAGCTTCCAATTACCTGTCTGGTCATTAGCCCTGATGAAAAGTACATCTATTCTGCTGCCAAAGACTGCTCCATCATTAAGT GGGATGTCGAGAGTGGGAAGAAGCTGCACACAGTGCCGGGTGGAAGGAAAGGTACCCAGGACCGACACGTTGGGCACACGGCACATATCCTGTGTATGGCCATTTCCTCAGATGGGAAATACTTG GCCACAGGAGACGTGAACAAACTGATCATGATCTGGGAGGCAGAAACATGTAAACATCTCTATACATTCACCGGACACAAAGGCCCCGTGTCG GGTCTTTCCTTCAGGAGGGGAACTCATGACCTGTACAGCGCCTCTCACGACCGCTCGGTGAAGGTGTGGAACGTGGACGAGAACGCATACGTAGAGACTCT CTTTGGGCATCAGGACGCCATCACGGGACTGGACAGCCTGAGCCGCGAGCTGTGTGTCACGGCAGGAGGAAGGGACCGCTCGGTGAGGGTGTGGAAGATAGCCGAGGAATCCCAGCTGGTGTTTCACGGCCACGA GGGTTCGATTGATTGCATCCAGCTGATAAACGAGGAGCACATGATAACTGGAGCCGATGATGG ctctgtctctctttggaGTGTCAACAAGAAGAGGCCTCTCAGCACAGTGAAAAAGGCTcacggttgccatggtgacgcaGGGCTGGAGCAGCCTCATTGGGTCTCTTCTGTAGCGGCGCTTCAGAACTCTGATACGGTCGCCTCAG GTTCACACAACTCAACGATCCAGGTGTGGAAATGTGGCCAGAATTACCGCGGGCTGGAGCCTCTATTCAGTATACCAGTG TCTGGTTTTGTCAACAGTCTGAAGTTTTCGAGCTCTGGTCAGTTCTTGGTGGCAGGAGTTGGACAGGAGCACAG gttGGGAAGATGGTGGAGACTAAAAGAGGCCAAGAATGGAGTCTATATTATTCCTCTTAAAAGGAAACTTCCCATTCCAGAGGAAACTAAGATAGCTGAATAG